The Gavia stellata isolate bGavSte3 chromosome 1, bGavSte3.hap2, whole genome shotgun sequence genome has a segment encoding these proteins:
- the NYX gene encoding nyctalopin produces MFAIILNVLLWVPHIHAVWACVRSCPANCVCTQERSCSVLCDHAGLGQIPSEFPCEASSINLDKNSIKFLSERAFGTLPSLKSLSLNHNNISFITPGAFKGLPSLTELKMAHNEYIRYLHTRTFTALRRLVKLDLADCNLFNIPDRIFIELPALQELFCFQNNFRRIPGAIRGMENLTHVYLERNRIEAVAYNSLQGLTKLKYLNLQDNRINVIHERAFQGCQKMEYLYLNDNLISELPENSFDGLRCLKMLNLGGNFLRNVSKTWFRDLGELEVLYLDRNRINYIEEGAFENLTSLVTLHLNSNNLTTLPFSVFQPVYFLGRLYLFRNPWECDCRIEWLKEWMENYRLVRDIPCASPSSVAGIDLMDVLYERSPEGYCLDPVELNVTSEGPTPSEEPWSTTESKFSSLISKLLLQMGLPEEVANTTEVFSNTTQLDGLTDVVSSGVGEDNTEAASSFYLPALFTVIVLLCNC; encoded by the exons ATGTTTGCCATCATTTTAAATG TGCTCCTTTGGGTCCCCCACATCCACGCGGTGTGGGCCTGCGTGCGGTCCTGCCCTGCCAACTGCGTGTGCACCCAGGAGCGGAGCTGCTCCGTCCTCTGCGATCATGCTGGTCTGGGGCAGATCCCTAGCGAGTTCCCTTGCGAAGCCTCCTCTATCAACCTGGACAAAAACAGCATCAAGTTCCTCTCCGAGAGGGCCTTTGGGACCTTGCCTTCCCTCAAATCCCTGTCGCTCAACCACAACAATATCTCCTTCATCACCCCGGGGGCTTTCAAGGGGCTGCCCAGCTTGACCGAGCTGAAAATGGCCCACAATGAGTACATTCGCTATCTCCACACACGGACTTTCACTGCCCTCAGACGACTGGTCAAGCTGGACCTGGCTGACTGCAACCTTTTCAACATCCCAGACAGGATCTTCATCgagctgcctgctctgcaggagCTCTTCTGCTTCCAGAACAACTTCCGGAGGATCCCAGGTGCCATCAGGGGCATGGAGAACCTGACCCACGTTTACCTGGAGAGAAACAGGATTGAAGCAGTAGCCTATAACTCCTTGCAGGGCCTGACCAAGCTGAAATACCTGAATCTGCAGGACAACAGGATAAATGTCATTCATGAGCgagcttttcagggctgccaGAAGATGGAGTACCTGTACCTGAATGACAATTTGATCAGTGAGCTTCCAGAAAACTCCTTCGATGGCCTGAGGTGCCTGAAGATGCTCAACCTGGGGGGGAATTTCCTCAGGAATGTTTCCAAGACCTGGTTCAGGGACCTGGGGGAGCTGGAGGTCCTCTACCTGGACCGCAACAGGATCAACTACATTGAGGAAGGGGCTTTTGAAAACCTTACCAGCCTGGTCACGTTGCACTTGAACAGCAACAACCTGACAACCCTGcccttttctgtcttccagcCGGTGTACTTCTTGGGGCGGCTGTACCTCTTCCGCAACCCTTGGGAATGTGACTGCCGCATCGAGTGGCTGAAGGAGTGGATGGAGAATTACAGGCTTGTCAGGGATATTCCCTGTGCCTCCCCCTCATCAGTAGCTGGGATTGACCTGATGGACGTGCTCTATGAGAGATCACCAGAAGGTTATTGTCTCGACCCAGTGGAGCTAAATGTCACATCCGAAGGTCCAACCCCAAGTGAAGAGCCTTGGTCTACCACGGAGAGCAAGTTCAGCAGCCTTATCTCTAAACTCTTGCTCCAGATGGGCCTTCCCGAAGAAGTGGCAAACACCACTGAAGTCTTCAGTAACACCACACAGCTGGATGGACTGACTGATGTGGTTTCttctggggtgggggaagacaATACTGAAGCTGCCTCCTCTTTTTACCTCCCAGCACTTTTTACAGTG ATCGTCTTGCTGTGCAATTGTTAA